A window of Raphanus sativus cultivar WK10039 unplaced genomic scaffold, ASM80110v3 Scaffold1328, whole genome shotgun sequence contains these coding sequences:
- the LOC130504047 gene encoding RNA-dependent RNA polymerase 6-like translates to MGSEGNIKNTVVTQVSVGGFGDKTTAKELTDYLEEEVGLVWRCRLKTSWTPPGSYPNFDITDTSNIPTFDGYKRVEPHAFVHFAVPESAGRAMDAAGQSKLILDGQPLKVSLGPKNPYTLNQRRRTTTPYKLTGVSIEIGTLVARDEFLVSWRAEGVDFLVDPFDNTCRFCFTKSTAFSLKDTMMYAVINCDYKLELLVRDIRTVRQYRTLDGYVLLLQLASSPRVWYRTADDDIYETVPVDLLDDDDPWIRTTDFTQAGAIGRCLTYRVLISPRHEKKMNTALDYLRARRVHEERVRWPPRIRDEPCFGEPITDHFFCIHHREGISFEIMFLVNAVLHRGVFNQFQLTDRFFDLLRNQPKDVNIATLKHLCTYKRPVFDAYKRLKLVQEWIQNNPKLLGSHVQSDDISEIRRLAITPTRAYCLPPEVELSNRVLRKYKALSDRFLRVTFMDESMQTMNSNVLSYFVAPIVKDLTSSSFSQYNSMIFLKVLDALFLHACSSD, encoded by the coding sequence ATGGGGTCAGAAGGAAACATCAAGAACACGGTTGTGACACAAGTAAGCGTTGGTGGGTTTGGGGATAAAACAACTGCAAAAGAGCTTACAGATTACCTTGAAGAAGAAGTAGGACTCGTTTGGCGATGCAGATTAAAAACTTCTTGGACTCCTCCTGGTTCTTATCCTAATTTCGACATCACTGACACTTCAAACATCCCCACGTTTGATGGTTACAAGAGAGTGGAGCCTCATGCCTTTGTCCATTTCGCGGTTCCTGAGTCAGCAGGTCGTGCAATGGATGCTGCGGGGCAATCCAAGCTCATCCTCGATGGCCAGCCTTTGAAAGTCAGCTTGGGGCCTAAGAACCCGTACACGCTTAaccagagaagaagaacgaCAACACCTTATAAGCTGACTGGTGTTTCGATTGAGATTGGGACCTTGGTTGCCCGCGATGAGTTTCTTGTTTCTTGGAGAGCTGAAGGGGTTGATTTCCTCGTAGACCCTTTTGACAACACTTGCAGATTTTGCTTCACAAAGAGCACTGCCTTCTCTTTGAAGGACACAATGATGTACGCTGTGATCAACTGTGATTATAAGTTGGAGCTATTGGTGAGAGACATACGAACAGTCAGGCAGTATAGAACTCTTGATGGCTATGTGCTACTCTTGCAGCTGGCTTCATCACCCCGTGTCTGGTACAGAACAGCCGATGATGATATCTATGAAACTGTTCCCGTCGATCTCTTGGATGATGATGACCCTTGGATCCGTACCACTGATTTTACCCAGGCTGGGGCAATTGGCCGATGCCTTACATATCGAGTGCTCATATCTCCTCGGCATGAGAAGAAAATGAATACAGCCTTGGACTATCTAAGGGCGCGGAGAGTGCATGAGGAGCGTGTGAGGTGGCCTCCCAGGATTCGTGATGAGCCCTGTTTTGGGGAGCCTATTACAGATCATTTCTTCTGCATTCACCACAGGGAAGGAAtctcctttgagatcatgttCCTAGTAAATGCAGTGCTGCACAGAGGGGTTTTTAACCAGTTTCAGTTGACTGACCGCTTCTTTGATCTTCTCAGAAACCAACCCAAGGATGTCAATATAGCTACCCTCAAGCATCTCTGTACCTATAAACGACCCGTTTTTGATGCGTACAAGAGGCTGAAGCTTGTTCAGGAATGGATTCAGAATAATCCAAAGCTTTTAGGGAGTCATGTGCAGTCAGATGATATCTCTGAGATTAGAAGGCTAGCGATTACTCCAACCAGAGCTTATTGCCTGCCCCCAGAAGTTGAGCTCTCCAACAGGGTACTCAGGAAATACAAAGCTTTGTCTGATAGATTTTTGCGCGTAACTTTCATGGACGAAAGCATGCAGACCATGAACTCAAATGTTCTTTCGTACTTTGTTGCTCCGATtgtgaaggatcttacctcaagCTCTTTCTCCCAGTATAACTCTATGATATTTCTGAAAGTGCTGGATGCTTTGTTTTTGCATGCTTGTAGTAGTGATTAA